The DNA segment AGCGAACATTCCGAACGAACATCTTCAGTTATTTCTATATGGCGAAAGCAGTCCTTCCCCATTTCAAGAAAGGTGCGAGCATTATTAACACAGGATCTGTCACCGCCTACGAAGGCAGCCCAGACCTTGTCGATTATTCTGCTACGAAAGGGGCAATTACGACATTCACAAGGTCCCTTGCGAAACAACTCGTTGATCAAGGAATCCGTGTGAACGGCGTTGCTCCAGGTCCTATTTGGACCCCGCTTATTCCGGCTTCCTTTGATGAGAAGAAAGTATCTGAATTTGGAACGACTACTCCGATGAAGCGAGCAGGTCAACCAAAAGAAGTCGCCCCAGCCTATGTATTTCTTGCGAGCGATGATTCGTGCTACATCTCTGGCCAAATGATTCACGTGAACGGTGGCGTGATTGTGAATGGATAAGAATGAGCAGTTCAATTGTTTACAATCGTAGTTCTCGGTTATGGTGACAGTAGAAATTATTTTGAAGTTGAGAGGAGTTTCATTCATGAGCCAAGTAGATGTTTTATTCTCAAACAAAGAGATGGGGAATATAACCCCGCACAACCGGTATGTTGTCGCTCCTATGACACGAGTGAGTGCTGAAGCTGATGGTCGTGCCAATGAACGGATGGAACGCTATTATGAGCGCTACGCGAAGGGCGGCTTCGGTACAATTATCACTGAAGGGATTTACACCGACGAAGCCCACAGTCAAGGTTACAACAATCAGCCTGGTATCGCGACGAAGGCACACGTTGAAGCGTGGAAGCCAATCGTTCGCACCGTTCAAGAATACGGCACAAGAATGATTGCTCAGCTGATGCATGCTGGTGCACAAATGCAAGGGAATGCTTATAGTAATACAGCTATTGCCCCATCGAGTGTACAGCCTAAAGGCGAACAGTTAGGCTTCTACGGTGGTTCAGGACCGTTCCCTCAACCTGAAGAAATGAGCCCGGAACAGATTCATTCTGTTATTGCATCCTTTGCGCACGCTGCACGTGCTGCGAAAGAAGCAGGCTTTGATGGTGTTGAAATTCATGGTGCCAATGGTTATTTACTTGACCAGTACCTAACAGACTATATGAACCAACGTTCGGACGAGTATGGTGGAAGCACGGAAGAACAGCTTACCATCATCGAAGAGGTAATTGCCTCAGTACGTGAAGCTGTTGGAGAGGATTTCGTAGTAGGGATTCGACTTTCTCAAGCTAAAGTATCTGACGGGCAGTACAAGTGGCCGAATGGAGAAGCTAAAGCTCAAACCATCTTCTCAACCCTAGGTGAGTCTGCCTTAGACTATATTCACATTACAGAACCAGATGGTCTTGCCCCTGCATTCGAAGAGGGTAGCGGAACACTTTCTAAGCTGGCTAAAGAATACGGGAAACTTCCAGTCATCGCGAATGGTAAACTTGGTGCACCAGAACGCGCTGTTCAATCCATTGAACAAGAAGGCGCCGACTTCGTTGCATTAGGCACAAGTGCACTGGCAAACCCAGATGCTCCAAATCTAATTCAAAATGGCAAAGAACTTCGTGAGTTTGACTTTGAGAACATCATGCTCCCTGAAGCCAACATTAAAGATTCCGAATTAGATCTCGACATTCAATAAATCCAGTCATACGAGCAAGAGGAAGGATGGTCTTCCTCTTGCTCGTTTTTTATACATATTTCAGTTGCATCACATATCGCGAAGAACCACTCCCTTCCTACTCATTGATCGCTCGCTTATGGACGGATTGAATGTTCTTTGTTGTCAGGATCGTTACAATTGCTACGCCTCCTGCAATACCTAGAACGAGTTTCGATGAAAAGCAAAGAATAATCACAAGTATGACTGCCACTGCGCTTGCCATGATTCGTACAGAAGTCTCCTGAAACGTACGGAACACACTAGATACGGCTATCAATGCATTGCCAATAAAGAAGACATCCGCCGCTTTCACAAGCGTATCAATTGAGACAAGGTCAAGATACACGAGAAAGAATACGATGAGATGGACCATCGCTAATATAGAAAGACTCACTAAGGGAACGCCTTTGTCTGTTCGCTTCGTAACCCAATGCGGCAAACGTGGCTGACTAGCCACTAACCGTGCTACACCGCCTGTAACGAGAATATAGGTCGTC comes from the Pontibacillus halophilus JSM 076056 = DSM 19796 genome and includes:
- a CDS encoding NADH:flavin oxidoreductase → MSQVDVLFSNKEMGNITPHNRYVVAPMTRVSAEADGRANERMERYYERYAKGGFGTIITEGIYTDEAHSQGYNNQPGIATKAHVEAWKPIVRTVQEYGTRMIAQLMHAGAQMQGNAYSNTAIAPSSVQPKGEQLGFYGGSGPFPQPEEMSPEQIHSVIASFAHAARAAKEAGFDGVEIHGANGYLLDQYLTDYMNQRSDEYGGSTEEQLTIIEEVIASVREAVGEDFVVGIRLSQAKVSDGQYKWPNGEAKAQTIFSTLGESALDYIHITEPDGLAPAFEEGSGTLSKLAKEYGKLPVIANGKLGAPERAVQSIEQEGADFVALGTSALANPDAPNLIQNGKELREFDFENIMLPEANIKDSELDLDIQ